The Curtobacterium poinsettiae DNA segment CCATCGGCGAAGCCCTCGGCATGCCGACCAGCACCGCGAGCGCCTCGGCGACCGCGGAGCCCGCCCTGCGCGGCACCGCGCTCGACCGTGCCCAGGCCGCCGCCACGATCACCACGGCGAAGACCGTCATGCAGACCGCGAACGACAAGGTCGACACCTCGGCACTCGAACAGCGCGTCGACGCCCTGAGCGACTACCCGGACCTGTCCGGCGCTGCGCTGACGAACCGGATCTCGACGACGGTCGCGTCGGCCACCGACGTCGCGCAGGCCAGCGCCACGCAGGACAAGCGGGACGTCGACGCGAAGGCCGCGGCCGCAGCGAAGGCCGCAGCCGAGCGGCAGGCGGCCGCCGAGGCCGCCGAGGCGGCTCGGAAGCTCGCCGCCGGCAACACCGTCGCCGGTGCCAAGGCCACGGCGAGCTCGCTCGCGTCGTCGGAGTACGGCTGGGGTGCCGACCAGTTCCAGTGCCTCGACAACCTGTGGACCAAGGAGTCGGGCTGGAACTACCAGGCCGTCAACGCGAACGGCGGCGCGACCGGCATCCCGCAGGCGCTCCCCGGCTCGAAGATGGCCACGATCGCCGCGGACTGGCGCACCAACGCCACCACGCAGATCACCTGGGGCCTGCAGTACATCAGCTCGGCGTACGGCACCCCGTGCGCGGCGTGGGCGCACTCGCAGGCGAACAACTTCTACTGATCGGCGCGGGTCGCGACGGCGACCGGCAGACGGACGGGAGGCCCGTGGCGGATCCGCCACGGGCCTCCCGTCCGTTTCGTGGTCGCGGTCAGCCCACCCGCGCGACGCGCACGTCGACGCGGCTGAGCGCCAGGCCGCGTGCCGCGGCGGTCGCCAGGGCGACGTCGTGGACGGCGCGCGCGACCTCGGGGGCCGGGCGGAAGCCGTCCGTGCCGATGACGACGCGCAGTGCGTCTTCGTCGACGACGATCCGGAGTGGTCCGGTGCTCGTGGCGATGCTGCGGACCGCCTGCACGGCGCTCGCGACCGTCGGTCGGGAGCGGTACAGGTCAGTGACCCCGGGGACCTCGAGGACGGCGGCCTCGATCTCGGCGAGGGTCTCCTCGGTGGTGCTCATCGGGCCCCCTCGGGGTCGGTGCCGGGCTCGGGGTCCGGCAACAGGTCGCGGACGACGACGTCGATCGCCTCGACGAGCAGGTCGGTCTGCTCGGCCAGGGTGCCGGCCACGGCGGCGCGGACCAACTCGGCGGTCGCGGGGATCGACGGGCCGGACGCGATCGCGATCTCGACGACGACCCGGATCGGGGACGCGAGTTCGGTGACGTCACCGTCGAGGTGGCGGCAGCGGGCCACGAGCACGCCGGGGACCTCGTCACCGGTGCGCCGGATGAGGGAACGGATAGCGCCCTCGGTCATCACGGGGCGCTCGGTCTCGGACTGGGGGCGGAGGGGGACGTCGCGCCCGGAGCGGGACTCGATCGAGATGTTCGCCAGGACGCCGCTGATCCAGGACTCGTCGGCCGGGGCCTCGTCGCGTGCGGCCGCCTCGAGCGAGCGCAGCGACGCGTGCCGGACGCGGATGATCGCGGCCAGGGCGTTCTGGCAAGCGGGCGAGTCGTCGATGCTCGGGTCCGCCGGCTGCATGCCGGCGTCGAGGTAGTCGGTGAGCTCGTCGATCGAGTGGCCGTCCAGGTCACCGGGTTCGAGGGCGTCGAGTGCTTCGGGGCTGTCGGGCAGGTCCGGCCGGATGCCGTCGTGGTCGGTCATCGCCATCCCTCCATGAGTCGGATCATGTTCTTCCTCGCTCGGGACAGCAGTCCCCGGACCGTCGAGGGCGGCAGGTCGAGTTCGGCGGCGATCTCGTCGTACCGGTACTCGAGCACCTCCTTCATGATCCAGCACCGTCGTTGGGCTTCGGGCAGTTCGGCCAGCGCACGCTCGGCCGCGTCCTCGCGCGAGCGCGCCTCGGCGACCCGGTCGGGTGCGTCATCTGCCGGCGCGGCGACCTCGAGCTCGGTGACGTCGTCGTGGACGCGCCGCGCGCGGATGCGGTCGAGGCACTTCCGGCTCAGGATGCGCATCAACCACGACTTCACGCGCGCGAGGTCCTCGAGGGAGTCGAGGCGGTCCCACGCGGTGATGAAGGTCTCCTGCACGACGTCGTCGAGTTCGTCAGTGGAACCGAGGGTCCGACGGGCGTAGGCGCGGAGCAGCGGGGTGTGGCGACGGATCAGGACCTCGAAGGCCCGGACGTCGCCGTCGGACGACCGGCCGGCGAGGACCGCGTCGTCGAGCTCGGCGAGGGACTGGTGGTGCACGCGTTCCTTCTACTGGTGGTGGATGGAGAACGGCTGGGTGCGCCGGCGTGCCGGCACGACCCTGAACGGTCCGACCGGCCGGGCGGCGAGCGACCGGACCCGCGCCAGGGCGAGCACGTGCGCGGGGGCGTTCCTGGGGACTGCGACGGTGCGGGTCATGTCGACTCCTCGTGGTGTGGTCGACGATGGGACGTGGGTCGCACCGGTTTCGTCACACAGGACGTCGAGAGGCGACCCGCACGGTCCCGGTGCGCTCCGGGTCCGATCACCGTGGTCGCGAGGGTGGCCCCGCCGTCAGCACCAGCTACCGGTCGGGGTCCGGCGCACCGACCCCGGTGCGCCAGACTTGCCTCCATGTCGCTCGTCACCGCCGTCTGCCGCGTCGACCGCCTGCTGCCGGACTCCGGCATCATCGGCGTCACCGCCATCGACAAGCGCCCGGTCACCGGGAGCGTCCGGGTCCGGCCGCTCGGCCTGCGCGCCGACGTGCAGGCGAACCGCAAGTACCACGGTGGTGTGGACCAGGCCGTGTACGCCTACGCCGACGAGGACGCCGCGTACTTCGCCGACCTGCTCGACCGCGAGGTCCCGCCCGGCCTGTTCGGCGAGAACCTCCGCACCAGCGGCATCGACGTCACCGGGGCCATCACCGGGGAACGCTGGCGGATCGGCGACACCCTCGTGCTCGAGGTGACCGTCCCCCGGACACCCTGCGGCACCTTCGCCCGGCGCATGGGCATCGACGGGTGGGTGAAGCGGTTCGCCGACGAAGGGCGGCCCGGGGCGTACCTGCGGGTGGTCAAGTCCGGTTCGGTCGCCGCGGGTGACCCCGTCGAGGTGACGCACCGGCCGGAACACGGGGTGACGATCGGCGAGATCTTCGGCGACCTGGCGCCCGATCGTGCGCGGGCCGTGCTCGAGTCGGGGGAACGGCTGGCGCCGAAGGTCGTCCAGGACCTGTCGAAGGTCGCCGCGCGAGTCTGATGCCGACGAGCCTGCCGAGCCCGATCAGCCCGGCAGCACGCCCCTCGACGGGTCGAGCGGACGCTTCGCCGCCGGCAGCCCTGCGACCACCAGGTCGTAGGCGTTCGCCACGAGGTCCTCGACCAGGGTCTCGTCGATGCCGACACCCGGCGTCAGCGTGATCCAGTGCCGCTTGTTCATGTGCCACCCGGGCGTGATCTCGTCGTGGTCACGCACGAGCGCCGCCCCGTGCGGCGGCGCGCACTTGAGGTTCACGATCGGGGTCCCACGCACCTCGGTCACCATCACGAACATCTTGCCGACGACCTTGTAGACCACGGAGCCCTCGCCGAACGGCTGGGTCTCGACGGCCGCCGGCAGCCCCAGTGCCGTGCGGCTCGCGATGTCGTGCAGCTGCTGGCCGTCCATGTGACCAGGATGCCGCAGGCCGCCGACAGCGCACCCCGTTCGGGGGCAGGTCCTGAGTGTCGATCACGTCGTAGGATCACCACGCCGCGCACCCGACGCGGCGGTCGCTCGCGCGATCACCACCAGTTCCAGGGGGAACCCGTGCGCATCATCCGTACCCTCGGCATCGCCGCCGCCACCGCCGTCCTCGCGACCACCGTCGTCGTCGGCGGGACCTCGACCGCGCAGGCCGCGCCGAAGTCCTACGCCAACTGCACCGCGGTGCACAAGGTGTACTCCGGCGGCATCGCCAAGAAGTCCGTCACGAAGAACAAGGTCGTCTCCGGCGGCAAGACCACCTACCGTGCGCTCAAGGGCACGGTGAAGAAGGACGACGCCCTGTACAAGGCGAACACCAAGCTCGACCGCGACAAGGACGGCATCGCCTGCGAGAAGAGCTGACGCTCCCTCCCGCTTGGTGACACCGGCAAGACACCGGTGTTCGCGTCCTGAACACCCGCACGCCGGGGTGCGATGCGCGAACACCGGTGTCTTGCGATCACGGCGCGACGCGGTGCGACGCGCCGCGGTGCAACTCGCTCAGAGCGTCGGGACGCCCTCGTGCCCGGAACGGGGACGCGGAGTCCCGGCGACGCCCGTGACGACCGACCCCGCCGGCACGTCCTTCGTGACGACCGTGTTGGCGCCGACGACGGAGTCCGGACCGATCGTGATCGCCCCGATCAAGGACGACCCGGCGCCGAGCACCACGCGGTCCCCCACCACCGGGTGCCGTCGGGCTCCAGGGCCGTGGTCTCCGCCGCGTCCGCCCAGGGTGACGCCGTGGAACACGAGCACGTCGTCGCCGATGACCGCGGTCTCCCCGATGACGACACCCATGCCGTGGTCGATGAAGAACCGACGGCCGATGCGCGCGCCGGGGTGGATCTCGATGCCGGTGACGGACCGTGCGATCTGCCCGAGCAGGCGGGCCGCGAACCGGGACCCGGGCAGCCCCTGCGCGTTCCAGAGGCGATGGGTCAGGCGGTAGGTCCAGATGGCGTGCAGACCCGAGTAGACGATCGCGTTCTCCAGGTCGCCCCGGGCAGCGGGGTCACCGCGGCGTGCTGCGGACAGGTCCTCCCGGATGGTCCGCAGCACGCCTCGTCGGAGGGGACGACTCACGCAGTGAGCCCCTCGAAGAGCACCGTCGACAGGTAGCGCTCTCCCGTGTCGCACACGATGGCGACGATCCGCTTGCCGGCGTTCTCGGGGCGAGCGGCGATCTCGAGGGCCGCGTGGATGATCGCGCCGGACGAGATGCCCGACAGGATGCCCTCCTGCGTCGCCAGGGCACGGGCAACGCGCAGCGCGTCGTCGAGCTCGACGTCGAACACCTCGTCGATGACGCTCTGGTCGAGGACCTCGGGCACGAAGTTCGCGCCGATGCCCTGGATCTTGTGCGGACCGGCCTTACCCTCGGTGAGCAGGGGCGAGTCCTTCGGCTCGACGGCGACGATCTGCACGCCGGGCACGCGCTCCTTGAGCACCTGCCCGACACCGGTGATCGTGCCGCCGGTGCCGACGCCCGCGACGAACACGTCGACGTGCTCCTCGGTGTCGCGGAGGATCTCCTCCGCCGTGGTCTTCCGGTGGATCTCGGCGTTCGCGGCCGTCTCGAACTGGTGGGCGAGGATCGCGCCGGGGGTCTCCGCGACGATCGACTCGGCCTTCGCGACCGCACCCTTCATGCCCTCGGGCCCGGGGGTCAGGACGATCTCGGCCCCGTACGCGCGGATGACCGCACGGCGCTCGACGCTCATGGTCTCGGGCATGGTGATGACGACCCGGTACCCACGGGCGGCACCGACCAGCGCGAGGGCGATGCCGGTGTTCCCGGACGAGCCCTCGACGATGGTGCCACCGGGCTGCAGCGCGCCGGAGGCCTCGGCCGCGTCGATGATCGCGACGCCGAGACGGTCCTTGACGCTGGCGCCCGGGTTGTAGAACTCGAGCTTCGCGAGCACCTCGGCCCCGCCTGCCTTCGGCAGCCGGTTCAGCTTGACGAGGGGGGTGTTGCCGAACGCCTGGGAGATGTTCTCGTAGATGGTGCCGCTCATCCGGTCCGTCCTTCGCAGCTCAGGTCGCGCATCGCTCTTCCTGGAGGCGCGGTGTGCGCCCGATCCTAGCGACCGGAACCCGGTCGGTCCTGTCCGTGACGGCGCATGCGCTCGGACGCGAGTCGCGCCTCCAGACCCGGCTCCCGGACTGCGAGAGCGACAGACACCCGCGGAAGATCGACGGCATTCTGTCGCTGTCGCGGGGGTGAGGACGACCGGCGCCGAGGAGAGTCGCTTCCGAGGCGTTCGCCCCACCGCGTCAGCGCACGAACGCCGTCCGGGCGAACCGCTCGTCGGTCGCCTCCAGCACCCGCAGCACGTTGCCTCCGGCCAACGCCCGCAGGTCCGACTCACCCCAGCCGCGCCGGACGAGCTCCGCCGCGAGCACCGGGTACCGCGACACGTCCCGCAGGTCCGGCGGCAGCACCGGGGTGCCGTCGTAGTCACCGCCGAGGCCGAGGTGCGCGACACCGGCGACGTCACGGGCGTGCTCGACGTGGTCGGCGACGTCCGACACCGTGACCAGGGGCGGTTCGCCGGACATCCCCGACTCCTCCCAGTCCGCCCACGCCCGCGACACGAACTTCGGCACGAAGGTGATCATCACGACGCCGCCGTTGTCGGCCAACCGGGCGAGGACGTCGTCAGGCACGTTCCGCGGGTGGTCGTCGATCGTGACGGTCGACGAGTGGCTGAACACGACGGGCCGGGTCGCCACGTCGAGCGTGTCCCGCATGGTGCCCGGTGCGGTGTGGGAGAGGTCGACGAGCATGCCGATCCGCTCCATCTCGGCGACGACCTGCCGCCCGCGGTCGGTCAGGCCGCCGTGTGCCCGTTCTCCGGTCGCGGAGTCGGCCCAGGGGGTGTCGTCGTTGTGGGTGAGCGTCATGTAGCGGACGCCGAGCCGCGCGAGGGTGCGGAGGACCGCGAGGTCGTCACCGATCGAGTGCCCGCCCTCGGCGCCGAGCAGCGACGCGATCCGGCCGGAGTCGACGGCGGTACGGACCTCGGCGGCGGTGCGGGCGAGCGCGAGGTCGTCGGGGTAGCGCTCGATGATCCGGTGTGCGAGGTCGACCTGCTGCAGCGTCGTCGTCACGGGGTCCGGGTCGTCCGCGGGCACGAACACCGACCAGAACTGCCCGACGACGCCGCCGGCACGGAGCTTCGGGATGTCGGTGTGCAGTGAGTCGGTCTCGGTGTCGATGCCCTCGACGCCGGAGTCGTGGCTGTCACGGCGCTCCCAGGGCAGGTCGTTGTGGCCGTCGATGACCGGGAACAGGAGCGCGTCGAACGTCATCCCCCGACGCTACCGCCCGCGCCCTCGTGGCTAGGCTCGAACCGTGCAACCCGTCACCCTCCGCACCGAGCGACTGGTGCTCTCGATCCCCGAGCTCGGCGACGCCGACGACGTGGTGGCCTACGCCAACGACCCCGACGTCATCGCGTCCACCCCGGTGCCGGTGCCGTACGGGCACGCCGAGGCGCGGTACTGGATCTCGGACGTCGTCGGTGCCGGATGGGCCGCGGACACCCGGTACGAGTTCGGCATCCGGCGCGCGGACGACCTCCGGCTGCTCGGCACGGTCGGCCTGTTCGCCTTCGCCGACGGGGCCGCCGAGATCGGGTACGCCGTGCACCCGGACGGTCGGGGCTCCGGCATCATGACCGAGGCCGCCGAGCGCGTGCTGCAGTGGGCCTTCGCCGGTCCGCCCGAGGGACTCGGTCTCGTCCGGGTGCAGTGGCGCGCGATCGCCACGAACACCGCGTCGGCCGCGGTCGCACAGCGGCTCGGTCTTCGGTTCGAAGGACGCACGCGGTCGAGCGTGCTGCACCGCGGCAGCCGGCACGACCAGTTGCTCGCCGCAGCGTTGCACGACGACGATCGGTCCGCCCCGACGGTCTGGCCGACGTCGTGACCGTCTCGTTCCGGGTCGTGACGGACCTGCCGGTTCCGCCGGAGCGCGCCTTCGCGCTGTCGCTCGACATCGGCGCGCACGAGCGATCGATGGCCGCGACCGACGAACGCGCCGTCGCCGGCACGACGGCCGGCATGATCGGCCTGGGCGAGTCCGTCACCTGGCGTGCGCGGCACTTCGGGATCGTCTGGCGGATGACGAGCAGGATCACCGCCCTGGAGGCGCCCCACCGGTTCGTCGACGAACAGGTGCGTGGGCCGTTCGCCCGGTTCCACCACGAGCACCGGTTCGAGCCGTCGGCCGGAGGCACGCGCATGGTCGACACCATCACGTTCCGCGCACCGCTCGGCCCCCTGGGCCGCCTGGCCGAGGTGCTCGCGCTGGCCCGGTACCTGCCGCGGCTCATCGCCGACCGCAACGCCTCGCTCGACGCCGAACTGCGTGCCGAGGAGCGCGCCGGATCCGACGGCGATCAGGGCGCGGCGAGCTCCCCCAGCGCGTCGTAGGCGGCGGCGACGGCGTCGACCCGCACCCGGCCACCCGGGCCCGAGGCGTCGTAGACGTCGTTCGTGATCGCGGCGACGACGGCGAACAGCGCGGCCATCGAGTCGAACGCCGACGGTGAGTCGACCGGGCAGAGGATCGCGGTGGCGGCGGGAGCGGCGATGACCGCGGCCGTCGGGTCGCCGAGGACGATGACGTCCGCCCCGGAGTCGACGCAGTGCCGGACGATCCGTTCGACCCCGGCGGTGTGCCGACGCACGGTCACCAGGATCACGAGGTCGTGCCGGTCGAGGTCGGCGACCTCTTCGCCGAGCCGCTGCCCGGGCGACGGACCGACCCGGACGTCGGACCGCACCTGCGCCAGCTGGGACCGCAGCTGCAGCGCGATCGGGTACGCGCCGCGTTCACCGAGGACGAGCACCCGGCGGGCCCGGACGATCCGACGGGCCAGTCGCGGGCGGTCCGCTCGGCCGAGGGATGCGAAGGCCGCGTCGAGGTTCCGCGCCTCGACCGCACGCTGGTCGACGTGGGCGGCGTCCTCGGCGACCCACGGCAGGCCCGAGCCCCGTGCGGACATCAGGTTCTGCCGGACCTCTGCGGCGTCCTGGAACCCCAACGACCGCACGAGTCGCGAGACCGTGGCCTTCGAGGTCCCCGACTCGGCCGCGAGTTCGGCGGAGGTGCCGACGAGCAGGAGTTCCGGGTCGTGGCGGACCATGGCGGCGACCCGTCGTTCGGCCGGCGAGAGCCGCTCCCACACGGAGTCGATCCGGGCGCGGACGTCGGGGCCGGCGGTGCTCATGCGCGGGCCACCCGGTCGACGGCGACGGCCAGGGCATCGAGGCCGAGGGCGATGTCCGGCGTCGACACGAACTCGTCCGGGTGGTGGCTGATGCCGTCGGGGTTGCGGAGGAACAGCATCGCCACGTCGGTCACGAGCCCGAGTGACATCGCGTCGTGGCCGGCTCGCGAGAACAGCTCCATCGGCGCGATCTCACCCGTCGAGACGATCCCGGCGCGGACGGCGTCCATCAGCCGGGGCGAGCAGAACACCGCGGGCGCCCGGTGCACCTCGGTCGGGGTGACGCTCACCCCGCGCCGTTCACCGATGAGCGTGAAGGCCTTGGTGAGTTCGTCCCAGACCTCGTCCCGCTCGTCGTCGAACTCGCCGCGCAGGTCGACGGAGAACCGTGCGAGCCCGGGGACGACGTTGACGGCTCCGGGTTCGACCGTCATCGTGCCGACCGTGCCGACCTGGTGCGATGCCCGGCAGATCCGTTCCACCGCGAGCGCGGCCTCGGCGGCGGCGAGCAGGGCGTCGTGCCGGCGCTCGTAGGGGGTGCCACCGGCGTGCCGGGCCTCTCCCACGGCCTCGACCGAGAACCGGCGGGCGCTCGCGATGCTCGTGACGACCCCGAGGGCCTGCCCGGCCTGCTCGAGGTACGGCCCCTGCTCGATGTGCGCCTCGAGGTAGCCGACCACCGACGCAGGGTCGACCGCGGCGTCGCCGACGCACTCCGGGTCGAGGCCGAAGTCGGTGAAGGCCTGTCGGAGCGTGACGCCGTCACCGTCGGCCAGGTCCCACCAGGCGTCGTCCCAGACCCCGGCCACCGCGGACGACCCGAGCAGGGCCTTGCCGAAGCGCGTGCCCTCTTCGTCGGAGAACGCGATGACCTCGAGCGCGACGGGCAGCGGGCCGTCGGCGGTGAGCCGGGCGGCGGTGCGGATAGCCATGAGCACCCCGACGACGCCGTCGTACCGTCCGGCGTCCACCACGGTGTCCAGGTGCGAGCCGAGCAGCAGCACGGGCGCGTCGGGCGTCGCGCCCGCGGCCCGGCCGTGCAGGTTGCCGGCGGCGTCCTGCCAGGTGGACAGTCCGGCGTCCTGCATCCAACCCGCGACGAGGGCGTTGGCCCGGGCGTGCTCGGGCGACAGGTAGACACGGGTGATGCGGCACGGTTCGGCGCTGAGGGCGGCGAGCTCGTCGCACCAGCGGGCGACGAGTTCGGCGTCGGCGGTGCCCACGGCGGTCGCGTTCAGGACGGGCACGGCGCTCACGCGAGCACCTCCGCCCCGGCGGGAGCGACCGCTGCGGTGTCGTCGCGGAAGACGTCGAGGGCGGCGTCGACACCACCGCCGTGCGGGACCGCGTGCCCGGCCCGACGCAGGGTGTGCTCGAGCGCGGCCAGGGTCGTGACGACGGTGTCCTTCCGGGCGTTGTAGCCCATCGTGCCGATGCGCCAGACCCGACCGTGCAGCGGCCCGAACGAGGTGCCGATCTCGATCCCGTGGTCGTCGAGCATCGCGCCGCGCACCTGGTCGCCGACGACGTCGGACGGGATCTCGACGGCGACGACGTTGTGCATCTTGTGGGCGACGTCGCCGAAGACCGGGAGCCCGAGGGCCTGCACCCCGGCGAGCATCGCGCGCCCGGCGGTCTCGTGGCGGGCGACGACGGCGTCGCGGCCTTCTTCGAGCAGGATGCGGGCGCACTCGTGCGCGGCGTAGAGCATCGAAGCAGCCTCGGTGTGGTGGTTCAGGCGGCGGGGGCCCCAGTAGTCGAGGATCATCGCGAGGTCGAGGTAGTTCGAGCGGATCGGTTCGTCGGCGACGTCGTCACCGGGTTCGCGGATGCCGGCCTCGACGCTCCGCCGCTCGTCGAGCACGGCCACGGCCTTGGGCGACAGCGTGACGGGTGCGCTGCCGGACGGGCCGCCGAGGCACTTCTGCAGCCCGGCGCTCACGGCGTCGATCCCCCAGGCGTCGACCTCGAGCGGGTTGCCGCCGACCGTCGCGGTGGCGTCGGTGTAGAGCAGGACGCCGTACCGCTCGCAGATCGCACCGAGTTCGTCGAGCGGCTGGTTCATCGTGGTCGAGGTGTCGCCCTGCACGACCGCCAGCACCTTCGGACGGACGCGGGCGATCGCCGCCTCGATGGCGGACGGTGTGAAGACCTGGCCCCAGTCGGTCTCGATGGTGTGGACCTCGGCCCCGGCACGGCCTGCGATCTCGGCGAGCAGGTGCCCGAACCGACCGAACACCGGCACGAGCACGCGGTCCCCCGGGGCGAGCAGCGACACCAGCACCGCTTCGATCCCCGCGCGCGAGGTGCCGTCCACGAGCAGCGTCGCATCGTTGCGGGTGCCGAACACGCGGCGGTAGAGCGCCTGCGTCTCGTTCATCGTCGAGGTCATCCAGGGGTCGTACTGGCCGACGAGCGGCGTCGACAGCGCACGGAGCACGCGCGGGTCGGCGTTGATCGGACCGGGCCCCATGAGGAGACGAGCGGGTGGATTCACTGGGAGCATGGTGGTTCCTTCCGTTCCTGATCTTACGATACCGGAACGATCGTTACAGGGGTGTTCCCGCCGCGAGCACGGGCCGTCCGGCCAGCTGCCCCTCGACGCCGACCACACCGCCGTCCGCCGTGGCAATGCGACGACCGCGGAGCCAGGTCTCGGTGACGCTGCCGCGCACGCGGAGCCCGTCGAACGCGGACACCGGGTTGCGGTGCTCGAGCCCGGCGACGTCGACGACGGACTCGGCGGACGGGTCGAACACGGCGAAGTGCGCCAGGGCACCGGGAGCGATCACCCCACGGTCCCGCAGCCCGACCAGGGCGGCCGGACCGGTCGTGAACAGCGGCAGCAGCGCCTCGAGCGGGACCCCGCGACGCTCGGCCTCGGTCCACAC contains these protein-coding regions:
- a CDS encoding phospholipase; the protein is MRHTPELPTTTTAPTRREALNTPTRRMRRALRHRATLIAGGAAVLAVAGGALTVGTQPAIGEALGMPTSTASASATAEPALRGTALDRAQAAATITTAKTVMQTANDKVDTSALEQRVDALSDYPDLSGAALTNRISTTVASATDVAQASATQDKRDVDAKAAAAAKAAAERQAAAEAAEAARKLAAGNTVAGAKATASSLASSEYGWGADQFQCLDNLWTKESGWNYQAVNANGGATGIPQALPGSKMATIAADWRTNATTQITWGLQYISSAYGTPCAAWAHSQANNFY
- a CDS encoding RNA polymerase sigma factor, producing MHHQSLAELDDAVLAGRSSDGDVRAFEVLIRRHTPLLRAYARRTLGSTDELDDVVQETFITAWDRLDSLEDLARVKSWLMRILSRKCLDRIRARRVHDDVTELEVAAPADDAPDRVAEARSREDAAERALAELPEAQRRCWIMKEVLEYRYDEIAAELDLPPSTVRGLLSRARKNMIRLMEGWR
- a CDS encoding MOSC domain-containing protein codes for the protein MSLVTAVCRVDRLLPDSGIIGVTAIDKRPVTGSVRVRPLGLRADVQANRKYHGGVDQAVYAYADEDAAYFADLLDREVPPGLFGENLRTSGIDVTGAITGERWRIGDTLVLEVTVPRTPCGTFARRMGIDGWVKRFADEGRPGAYLRVVKSGSVAAGDPVEVTHRPEHGVTIGEIFGDLAPDRARAVLESGERLAPKVVQDLSKVAARV
- a CDS encoding MmcQ/YjbR family DNA-binding protein, with the translated sequence MDGQQLHDIASRTALGLPAAVETQPFGEGSVVYKVVGKMFVMVTEVRGTPIVNLKCAPPHGAALVRDHDEITPGWHMNKRHWITLTPGVGIDETLVEDLVANAYDLVVAGLPAAKRPLDPSRGVLPG
- a CDS encoding excalibur calcium-binding domain-containing protein; the protein is MRIIRTLGIAAATAVLATTVVVGGTSTAQAAPKSYANCTAVHKVYSGGIAKKSVTKNKVVSGGKTTYRALKGTVKKDDALYKANTKLDRDKDGIACEKS
- the epsC gene encoding serine O-acetyltransferase EpsC, whose translation is MSRPLRRGVLRTIREDLSAARRGDPAARGDLENAIVYSGLHAIWTYRLTHRLWNAQGLPGSRFAARLLGQIARSVTGIEIHPGARIGRRFFIDHGMGVVIGETAVIGDDVLVFHGVTLGGRGGDHGPGARRHPVVGDRVVLGAGSSLIGAITIGPDSVVGANTVVTKDVPAGSVVTGVAGTPRPRSGHEGVPTL
- the cysK gene encoding cysteine synthase A, with amino-acid sequence MSGTIYENISQAFGNTPLVKLNRLPKAGGAEVLAKLEFYNPGASVKDRLGVAIIDAAEASGALQPGGTIVEGSSGNTGIALALVGAARGYRVVITMPETMSVERRAVIRAYGAEIVLTPGPEGMKGAVAKAESIVAETPGAILAHQFETAANAEIHRKTTAEEILRDTEEHVDVFVAGVGTGGTITGVGQVLKERVPGVQIVAVEPKDSPLLTEGKAGPHKIQGIGANFVPEVLDQSVIDEVFDVELDDALRVARALATQEGILSGISSGAIIHAALEIAARPENAGKRIVAIVCDTGERYLSTVLFEGLTA
- a CDS encoding dipeptidase, which gives rise to MTFDALLFPVIDGHNDLPWERRDSHDSGVEGIDTETDSLHTDIPKLRAGGVVGQFWSVFVPADDPDPVTTTLQQVDLAHRIIERYPDDLALARTAAEVRTAVDSGRIASLLGAEGGHSIGDDLAVLRTLARLGVRYMTLTHNDDTPWADSATGERAHGGLTDRGRQVVAEMERIGMLVDLSHTAPGTMRDTLDVATRPVVFSHSSTVTIDDHPRNVPDDVLARLADNGGVVMITFVPKFVSRAWADWEESGMSGEPPLVTVSDVADHVEHARDVAGVAHLGLGGDYDGTPVLPPDLRDVSRYPVLAAELVRRGWGESDLRALAGGNVLRVLEATDERFARTAFVR
- a CDS encoding GNAT family N-acetyltransferase, with translation MQPVTLRTERLVLSIPELGDADDVVAYANDPDVIASTPVPVPYGHAEARYWISDVVGAGWAADTRYEFGIRRADDLRLLGTVGLFAFADGAAEIGYAVHPDGRGSGIMTEAAERVLQWAFAGPPEGLGLVRVQWRAIATNTASAAVAQRLGLRFEGRTRSSVLHRGSRHDQLLAAALHDDDRSAPTVWPTS
- a CDS encoding SRPBCC family protein; its protein translation is MTVSFRVVTDLPVPPERAFALSLDIGAHERSMAATDERAVAGTTAGMIGLGESVTWRARHFGIVWRMTSRITALEAPHRFVDEQVRGPFARFHHEHRFEPSAGGTRMVDTITFRAPLGPLGRLAEVLALARYLPRLIADRNASLDAELRAEERAGSDGDQGAASSPSAS
- a CDS encoding MurR/RpiR family transcriptional regulator, whose protein sequence is MSTAGPDVRARIDSVWERLSPAERRVAAMVRHDPELLLVGTSAELAAESGTSKATVSRLVRSLGFQDAAEVRQNLMSARGSGLPWVAEDAAHVDQRAVEARNLDAAFASLGRADRPRLARRIVRARRVLVLGERGAYPIALQLRSQLAQVRSDVRVGPSPGQRLGEEVADLDRHDLVILVTVRRHTAGVERIVRHCVDSGADVIVLGDPTAAVIAAPAATAILCPVDSPSAFDSMAALFAVVAAITNDVYDASGPGGRVRVDAVAAAYDALGELAAP
- a CDS encoding allantoate amidohydrolase, encoding MSAVPVLNATAVGTADAELVARWCDELAALSAEPCRITRVYLSPEHARANALVAGWMQDAGLSTWQDAAGNLHGRAAGATPDAPVLLLGSHLDTVVDAGRYDGVVGVLMAIRTAARLTADGPLPVALEVIAFSDEEGTRFGKALLGSSAVAGVWDDAWWDLADGDGVTLRQAFTDFGLDPECVGDAAVDPASVVGYLEAHIEQGPYLEQAGQALGVVTSIASARRFSVEAVGEARHAGGTPYERRHDALLAAAEAALAVERICRASHQVGTVGTMTVEPGAVNVVPGLARFSVDLRGEFDDERDEVWDELTKAFTLIGERRGVSVTPTEVHRAPAVFCSPRLMDAVRAGIVSTGEIAPMELFSRAGHDAMSLGLVTDVAMLFLRNPDGISHHPDEFVSTPDIALGLDALAVAVDRVARA
- a CDS encoding pyridoxal-phosphate-dependent aminotransferase family protein; protein product: MLPVNPPARLLMGPGPINADPRVLRALSTPLVGQYDPWMTSTMNETQALYRRVFGTRNDATLLVDGTSRAGIEAVLVSLLAPGDRVLVPVFGRFGHLLAEIAGRAGAEVHTIETDWGQVFTPSAIEAAIARVRPKVLAVVQGDTSTTMNQPLDELGAICERYGVLLYTDATATVGGNPLEVDAWGIDAVSAGLQKCLGGPSGSAPVTLSPKAVAVLDERRSVEAGIREPGDDVADEPIRSNYLDLAMILDYWGPRRLNHHTEAASMLYAAHECARILLEEGRDAVVARHETAGRAMLAGVQALGLPVFGDVAHKMHNVVAVEIPSDVVGDQVRGAMLDDHGIEIGTSFGPLHGRVWRIGTMGYNARKDTVVTTLAALEHTLRRAGHAVPHGGGVDAALDVFRDDTAAVAPAGAEVLA